ttaatctcactaatatattacaacagcaatgtagtgagctttgatgaagatgaagattctgagctttgagtagaacagagtttcagcaagttaatatgagttgtttttggttcaggatcgttaaccttgcttctcatcagaacttcatatttataggcgttggagaagatgaccgttgagtgcatttaatgctttgcgtgttccgtacagcatcgcatttaatgttatacgcttttgtcaactacctcgagccttgttcacgctgtgtctactgacgtagcctttaatagctttaacgttccttttgtcagtcagcgtagcctgccacttgtacttccttctgatctgatgtttgtgaatacaacgtttgaatatcatcagagtcaaacagcttggtgcatagcatcttctgatcttctgaccttgaagtgcttctgagcgtgataccatcagaacttcaatgcttctgatctcgtgttcttctgatgcttccatagacccatgttctgattctgcttcgaccatcttctgatgtcttgccagaccatgttctgatgttgcatgctgaaccctttgagacaaagcttctgagcgctgaattatgcatactctttatatatttcctgaaaaggaaattgcattggattagagtaccatattatcttaagcaaaattcatattattgttatcatcaaaactaagataattgatcagaacaaatcttgttctaacaaaaaatACCTGTGAATATTTTTCTTGTGTATTCTGGCGCAATGGTAATATTATAAGTTGTGCGAGAAGTTTTATCTCTTGTGGTACATCTTTTGTGaaaagtttttgtttgttttgtgagATTTACCATAAAATTCATGTTTGGTTCGTGAGATGCGCCTACTATAAAATCTCTCATTTGGGTTTGATAGTGTCCATTAAAATCTCGATTTGTTTCGTGAGTTGTGCAAGTTGTAAAAACTCTCATTTAGTTTGTGAGATTCTCCATTAAAATCTCTATTTGGTTCATGAGTTGCACCTGGTATAAAACCTCTCATTTGGTTCCAATATTTGCCTAGTGTAAAATCTCATGTTTGGTTTGGATGATAGTTAGTGTAAAACTCCAAACTTATTTGTAAGAAGGTTCAAGGACATAACTGTGAAAAAATCATATCTATAGTGGAAACTCTCAAGAATTTTTTTTAGGGAGATGATAGGTCAAATGAATAAGCTGAACCTTTATAAGTTTTTAGGACAATCTTCTTATCActtatctctttttatttttgttattgtttattTCCGTTGTGTCTTCATCTCTTCTTCACTCTGATTTCTTCCTATTTGTTTATTTCACTGCTTACTTACTCTATGTTCaagttacaaaattattttagaatttatAATTGGACATAATTTTTCAAAGCTATATAATTCACCCTTTTGTgtttgaagattttttttttttttgtgtttgaagtattttttttataactgAGGGCACCAGAGAAGATCTCCCTATTGGCCATTAGTGGTATATATGGGGCCATTGACTCTTGGTGATAGGAAGTTTGGAGCCATATTGTGTTAGTTAGTAGACTTGATAAGTTTGTGCTTCtagattttttctttttgaagtgttgactttttggaggacatGGCCATTAATTGTGATTATTTTGGATCAATTAGAATATGTTTGACTCGTAAGCATTGTAAAGTATTTATCTATGCTTAATGACTTTTGGATATCTAAGCCTACAAGCATGGTAATGTATCACTTAAGCAagtaaatatttatatatgcTTAATAGTACATATTTCACCCTTAAAATTCATACAACAAACTGTTACATCATACCTTATTATTCATAAACTTAAACAAACTAacaacatcataaataataattaaattaagtaaACATATGAATCTCCCACTCACAATCTCTCAACATAAGCACTTATTAATTAATTCAAAGCTCAAAGGCTGCGGAGGAGAATCCCTTCAAAAGTGATTCCAGGTCCAAAAGCCAATCCCAAACCCCATTCTTCACTTCCATCTTCCTTCAAATAGTCCCTCATATACTCCATCACATAAAATATAGTATTGCTACTAACATTTCCATAATCCATTAAAGCCTTTCTACTACACTCCAACTTATCACTTTCCAATTTCAGTGTATTTTCTAGCTTATTAAGAATTGCTGGCCCACCTGGATGAACAGCCCAAAACAATTCATTGAAATTTTTCACATCACATTTAGCCATAATTTTCTTGCAAAACTCTTCAATATTCTCTTCAATTTTTTGAGGAAGGTCTCTCCCTAGCTTAAAGTTAATACCCTCTTCAGTAATTCTACCATCAATGACATTTTGTGTATCCGGCAAGAATTTTTGGACAGCATAGTTCAACTCCATGAAAGGTGTTTCTTGACCTAATATAGGGTTTGTGCCAATTATGGCAGCCGCGGCACCATCGCCGAAAAGCGCGGCGCCAACCAGATCATAAGGTCTAGCTTTGTTTGGTGCTCGAAACCCTAGTATCGTGGTTTCGGAAGTTGTGAGCAAAACCCTACTTCCAGGGTTGTTTTCGGCGATGTCTTTGGCAACACGTAAGCCAGTGACACCGCCGTAGCAACCAAGGAAGTAGAGCATCACGCGGTTAACATCGGTGTTTAAGCCAAGTTCATTTGCGAGATAGAGGTCTCCGCCCGGGAGGCGGATTTCGCTCGAGGAGACGTAGACAATGTGGGTGATGTCTTGAGGTGATCTTCCCCATTCTTTGATGCAAGCTTTGCATGCTCTTGTTGCCATTTCAACTACTGCTGGATTGGCTATTTCTAGCTTTTGTCTTATTGTTGGTATTCCTTCTATGGCTAGCTCTGGATGCTTGTCTAGGATTTCCTTTGACATGACTGTGTATCTTGTTTTCACAGTTGTGTTTTTGCCTGAAAATTGTGAAATGAAGAAAATTATAAAGTATTGCAATTTAGACTAATTAGTAAATAAGAGCACATGTTTGAATTCTGTTAGGTGAAGATTTGCGTTATGAGAGTGTACTCCTCCCAAGTTCGAATTCAATTAAGTGCTaacaatttttatattaaatcaGTCCATCTAGAATTTTGGTCTGATTTTAAATAGTCTAGTGGACAGTGGAATTGTCTCTTAAACTAGTCGGTCCCAAAATTAGATATCAAACtctcaaaaaagaaaataaataaaaaaataaaaattaatttgacttACAAAGACGCTCCAATTTCTCCTTAATATATGCATCTTCACACTTAGTATCTCGAATATACCCTTCAACCAAGCACTCTTGAGGGAGGACTTGGCTAGGAAAAGCCTTCCCTAATGCAAGTATTGTTGCCTTTCCGGGGACAGGAGCACGCTTAGCGCGTGCACCGTTCTGCGCGGAACTTCCATTCAAATCTCCTTGAGGCATTTTTTTTTAGGTTCCAGCAAATACTATAGCTCTTGTGTTTTGGAAATGCAATAGATCAAGACTTGGTGATAGAGTTGAGAATTTTTCGGACTATAAATAAAGGAATTGTCAAAGTGTTGAAAATAAGTTGGTGACAAGCAAGACTTGCATGTTGTGATGGAAATTATTACATTATTTGAATTTTGTTACGTTGTAGTGTTCATGGTTTTTAGATGTTTGAATAAAAGGCTTCATAGGTCAACAATCTTTtactttcttatttcttttgtaGTACCAAATTCATTTCTAACTTGCAACACTTTTCAGTCTAGTGTTTAAACGGAAACAGCATGAGTATTTCATAAAAGCTGTGAAGATAAATTTTTtgcaaataattaattttgaaaagaaaaaaaaattgtttcgaAAGtgtacatataattttttttgtctaaaaatatacctataaaaagtttaaattatatattttttaagttaCATTTAAAATTTTAGCTAATTTTTGACTTTACAAATATTTATTGGTCTGTTAACTATCACCCATAATGATAATTGTTTCGAAAGTGAAAGATTAATTTGGCTTTACAAATATTTATTGCTCGGTTAACTAACACCCATAAAACTTGCAGATTATTCTATAATAATTATACTTTCTCTCCTACAAAACCCaaaattgttaattttattttttcactttaattatttattttatatttttctttcacttttaaattttttttttggatgcgGTGAATTTTCATCTCcgtcaaaatttaaatttattcaaaATCTCAACGTTAATAATACTCGATCAAACAGTAAtataaatagcctattttttaggagaaaaatagactaaatatattttttattattttatttcatttaatatcaCCGTTTGATCGAGTACTATTAACGGTTgaaatttggtgtcaaattaaactttgacaccttggtgtcatttaatcatatcccatatatatattgaccattaattcttctcaatctaatagttaaaataataactaataattttctctccacatttaattacttattatttttaactattatattaaaaagaattaatagtCAATATGgaaagtaagttataataacttactcttggagttaAAATATCCCTCATCATAAAAGATTAACTTCCAAACCAAGTAACTAACTAATTTAGCCTTGAGTTTGGGTTACACAATGAActatttctaatttaattatCAAAGTTAGGAATATGTCGATCTTCAATTCTTTGGTGAAAATGTCAGCCAAATGTGCTTCACTTAAGCAATGTATCACTTCAAGTTCACTTTAATTTACCTTCTTTCTTAAGAGGTAAAATCTAGCTTCAAAGTGCTTACTCCTCCCATGTAGAACTGGATTCTTTGCGAGATTTATGGTTGACTTGTTGTCGATCTACAGCACCAGAGGTTTCTTTACTTTGACCTCCATCTCTTCTAGAAGTGATCTGATCCAAATCGCTTGACACACCACATAGGATTCTTGTATATATTCAGCCTCATATGATGATAATGCCACCACAAGTTGCTTTCTCGAGCACCATGAGATTAGGtcaccaaatacttgaaagaagtAACCAGTTGTActtcttcgatcttccttatctcccCATCAATCAGCATTTGAATAGCAAGTAACCGTAGCTTCTTTGCTTTTAGAATCTCATGGAAACAAAATTCCACAATTTATTGATCCTTTTATATATCTCAGGATTCTTCTTACAACTTTCATGTGTGACACCCTTAGTTCACTCATGTATCTGTTCACTAATCCAACTGAGAAACCTATATCAGATCAACTATTGTACACGTATCTCATAGATCTGATACTTAAAAGGTGGTAATGGCTTTAAAGGAAGATTGTGCAGTTCTAGAGACCACAGAGAATCATAtcactacaacgaggaagggcttttaaagcgctttttatagcctttaaaagcgcttaaaagcgctgtgaaaggtggcgctggcgtagctaacaaaagcgcttctgaaagcgctctggtaggccccccctataagagcgcttttctggaaaaagcgctcttgtaggcccccctttaagagcgcttttctggaaaaagcgctctggtaggcccccctttaagtgcgcttttttcagaaaagcgctgtgataggcccccctgtgagagtaaaaaataaaaaaaaacgcaacatactaaaaagcttttggaaaagcgctcttatagggggggctatcagagcgctttttctagaaaaagcgctcttaaagcccaccctataagagcgcttttccaaaagcgctttagtatgttgctttttttttattttttttcttttttattaatctttggcagcgcttttacaaagaagcgctttagtaggtgggcctttaagagcgcttttcaaaagcgctttcgttgctaaatgaggtattttaatgtgcagcctgtaatttaatcctcccagtcgacctgtaatattttcgacctgtaatatgttttcaacctgtaatattttcgacctgtaatttattttcgacgatattatttcagccatcagtaagacaatatatatatactaatataataccattataatatccaaaattatatatatacatcattacaacatcaataatattatagttcaaatcgacacaaatcctacatgaaaaagcgcttaatataaaaatgacacaaatcttctttgatttcttccaacttaagcttcgggtacgcagcagcacggaattcgtcaaggtactacaaaacaaaaacataatatgaatgatatatttagttaaatgtaacaaattatatgaaattatcttaagttataaattcataccgtgagcggaatctctaattgattcgcctaaaggatttctttcatatacctcaaaacaaagtatccgcaatcgtaactgtttcgctgttgcggacactacatagaaaaacaaataagattctatagttgtcttgttttatcaagtagcataaatatattataagcaacattgtgaaaaataatgtacctgcacttggatccaagtaatgttgttagatttagttcgggatacctgtgcgtcccgttgacttcggaacacttgtattgatctaattaacaaatatatataaaagcatatgtttagatcaatcccacaaataagtaaatatataaatatacacgaatatatatttagaacgatcccacttacaaatcaacgatttccttcatggccggataattggtccattcaccatttaccgaattcagataatacacgacttcccttatagggttgatagcaagcagcaaccagtgtgctctataaattaaaacaacaggttatatgaaaatttttctatacacaaaagaaacagagattagatgaacaaagaatgagaaactaaccctactggtcgggtattatacgcccaaagatgcagactttctgtattgccggtggacatgaaactatctactaagcgctgtctaactgattccggttccgaagcaatttccattccgctgcagtgggcggaagacacgaaacggaatctgttagacaacggagtcccgcgcaacactctgtcatacaacaaccttaaataaaaacataataaacattagattattttcattgaaatgtgtaaataaattatattgtgggactaattaaataatatatcggatgagtgaatattaccggatgtatgagtgcatgttagtgacgcctagttgatcatgcttaaaaatctcctccaagtcatcaattgtaataagtgacttgaattcaataccgaagacactttcatccataacgatttcacgtaaagcaccatccttcaaatcggacatatcaaccattattgcgagcgtcgaccggtaccgaggcacaaaagcaccgcctttttttcccgctggcttcggaggaccagtgggtggtacggtacgaacttgctgcgtcacttgttgtgactcccgagcggatgcctaaaaatcatataagttaggtaaaatataaaatcatgcagatttagattcagattaattattaacactttaaatgtacctcttttagtgatgcaacggactcctcctcctgtaaaatccctttacccttaactgtgggttttataggagcagtctaaaattaaaatgtaaaaaataattaataaacggtttagaattgacattcgaaaactaaatgattcataatcgttttcaatatacctcatcactaatggtaatgagctccgagggccatgcaacaaatgatcctattgcatctcgcagcaatgtcgtctctgagaccatgtcaggtaccggtagcatcgcatcatgatctactacaacatccaccgatactttcaagtgtccatccgggagcggtctatggtgaagtaaatctcccaaagtgttgtgcacttttcccttgccaactagtcgataattcggttccgataagtatagttggcaagatgaaatgccctaaaccaatagtaaatataaagtcattatcattaataaaatagaacaatttaaaaggaaaaaaaattataattacctcgggaaatttcctttgatagttgatactagccttatcactagtttctttcaccgatgaagtgttgcacttttctctcatatacgcttctttatctctttgcaattcagagacttgtgcttgcaattccgccaacttttgcaacacttcttcatttgaaggatttcttctcctaggaatcttgtaaaaagaggttggagtcacaccatgacccttacccctcacccgaccgggatactcaggagcatctagtgctctactaagtacgctcccctcaccggtggatgccgattgcgacaaggtctcctgtaattcatttacattaaaaaatcatttatatattaaaaaacatttgatttaattaaagacacaatattatacttacacattcagtaaaaactctctgaacttcgggatcgacagcatgatccttgcccacacgagcttccctccacaacacatgttcaggaagtgaggtttcctcacttttagtctcctctaactatgcattgacacaaatgataaaatcgtcaaataaaacacatttagacaattaattaaaacgcatttctatttacttacaattttatcctccaagcgtgcatatcccaaacgcccttttttgtatggatatgcgggtttggatgctctcgcactattcttggcactccttttccgaaaatcttcatctctttgctttacaaactcagcccaatcttcttcaccaatgaagatctcatacttttttggccgtcccggtgcctcttcaagaaagtttccatctttatccttaagataagtgtttgtcaaaaaagctttccaccctctatatcttttgccggccaaaccaagtatgtagcgtctacgatcatctggtatctcaaaagtcctctgcaaaaaaacatactcatagtgtgttagtataagtaatttaaacaatttatcgtcaagataataacaacaattaaccatatatgatatatacctgaagctcgtcccaaatcgctttttttttcgcatccaagtcttcgcttttcagattccatttagctacggagaccggaatatgcatacgaacaagtgtaccaatataacttgtcaactttgcagaattaggaccaattgcttgtttatcagaattccattccaatcggtatactaatccttggtctctatgtcgaacgattcccttcatgatagtgatacctcgtgcaacttcttttgcctcagtatcaggtggagcatttgtatccgtggcatctctttcttgagcatctctttcttgtgagttttcaggtggagcatctctatccggagccatttaacctgtatcaaacaaactaaagcacattagtacactattaataagctaacaatctatacaagtaaaatggaagtcaaaccatgcatgtacaagtaaatcggaaacgaaatcggtacaaatcaaaataagcgtcaaaaaataaagttgtcggaattgaacgaaatttacatggctatggtaaaacgtccccacggactcaaaaataaagtcggttttccgaaattcagaccctaagcccgacttttgattacgggcagaagcaaaaccgataaaaa
The Vicia villosa cultivar HV-30 ecotype Madison, WI linkage group LG6, Vvil1.0, whole genome shotgun sequence genome window above contains:
- the LOC131611506 gene encoding type III polyketide synthase A; the encoded protein is MPQGDLNGSSAQNGARAKRAPVPGKATILALGKAFPSQVLPQECLVEGYIRDTKCEDAYIKEKLERLCKNTTVKTRYTVMSKEILDKHPELAIEGIPTIRQKLEIANPAVVEMATRACKACIKEWGRSPQDITHIVYVSSSEIRLPGGDLYLANELGLNTDVNRVMLYFLGCYGGVTGLRVAKDIAENNPGSRVLLTTSETTILGFRAPNKARPYDLVGAALFGDGAAAAIIGTNPILGQETPFMELNYAVQKFLPDTQNVIDGRITEEGINFKLGRDLPQKIEENIEEFCKKIMAKCDVKNFNELFWAVHPGGPAILNKLENTLKLESDKLECSRKALMDYGNVSSNTIFYVMEYMRDYLKEDGSEEWGLGLAFGPGITFEGILLRSL